The following proteins are co-located in the Fundulus heteroclitus isolate FHET01 unplaced genomic scaffold, MU-UCD_Fhet_4.1 scaffold_78, whole genome shotgun sequence genome:
- the atpaf1 gene encoding ATP synthase mitochondrial F1 complex assembly factor 1, with protein MWDASDGKMSAALIQMSCLYRGMLAVRAGGTRTLIPGLVPGQFRAFSVRKEPELEENPFYSKYQDKIQKLRSAKPQEFKERLGKRHEAKKDVLGHSKQAEFVRFMEQELEKREKVAAADGASGAFTKNKTLDSILNLEMIKDKTGEEIAQLWMQYYSTRETISAAIPSQMYELIFSRSKSCPMFLYALPQKEGYEFFVGQWSGHELHFTSLINIQTLGENAPSQLILYHYPDLKEEKGVVLMTAEMDPKFITVHQAQCLANQVQLFYGTQRQETYRLVETFNHHPEDFKHMSVIAELEQSGLGSAGAPGGS; from the exons ATGTGGGACGCCAGCGATGGAAAGATGTCTGCGGCGTTGATCCAGATGTCCTGTCTGTACCGGGGCATGTTAGCGGTCAGGGCCGGGGGCACCAGGACGCTGATCCCCGGGCTGGTCCCAGGACAGTTTCGGGCCTTCTCCGTGAGGAAGGAGCCGGAGCTGGAGGAGAACCCGTTCTACAGCAAGTACCAGGACAAGATCCAGAAGCTGCGCAG TGCGAAGCCACAGGAGTTCAAGGAGCGACTGGGGAAGCGGCATGAGGCCAAGAAGGATGTCCTCGGGCACTCCAAGCAGGCGGAGTTTGTGCGGTTCATGGAGCAGGAG ttggagaaaagagaaaaggtggCTGCTGCTGATGGAGCATCTGGAGCTTTTACCAAGAACAAG ACATTAGATTCCATCCTCAATCTGGAGATGATCAAGGACAAGACGGGCGAGGAGATCGCACAG CTGTGGATGCAGTATTATTCGACCAGGGAAACGATCAGCGCCGCCATCCCG TCCCAGATGTACGAGTTGATTTTCAGCCGATCCAAGTCCTGCCCCATG TTCCTGTACGCCTTGCCTCAGAAGGAGGGATACGAGTTCTTCGTGGGTCAGTGGTCCGGACACGAGCTGCACTTCACCTCGCTTATAAACATCCAG ACGCTTGGCGAGAACGCCCCGAGCCAGCTGATCCTCTACCACTACCCGGACCTGAAGGAGGAGAAGGGCGTCGTGCTCATGACCGCCGAGATGGATCCCAAGTTCATC ACCGTCCACCAGGCTCAGTGCTTGGCCAATCAGGTGCAGCTGTTCTACGGCACGCAGAGGCAGGAGACGTACCGATTGGTGGAGACGTTCAACCACCACCCCGAAGACTTTAAGCACATGTCGGTGATAGCGGAGCTGGAGCAGAGCGGGCTGGGGTCTGCGGGCGCCCCGGGAGGCTCCTAA